In the Anaerolineae bacterium genome, CTGGTGACCTGCGAGTATGATGATGTGCGCCCCTTCGTTGTGACCGTGCTGACGCCGCAACATTTGCTTGCCGAAAAGGTGCGGGCGCTGTTGGTGCGCCGCAAAGCGCGAGATTTATACGATCTGTGGCTGCTCTTGCGCCGCGGCGTCCCGCTGGAAAATGCGCTGGTCGAGCGCAAATTGTCCCTGGTTGGGCTGAAATGGCAACGAGACGCGCTGGAAGAAGCTCTGCAGCAAGCTGGCGCCGATTGGGAACGCGACCTGCGCCCCCTCCTGCCCCAATTTGTGACCTTCGAGATGGTGCGCCGGGATGTGAACCAGTTGCTGGGAATTTTGTAGGATAATTGCAAGAAAGAAATTAGGATTCCACGCTTTCCTGGGTGGGAAAGCCATAAGGGTAAGGCGAAACATTCACATCATGCAGGTCAAATGCCAGCGTTTGACCTGCACCCTATCTCCAGGCGGGAATGATTGAATTCATGGGGGCAAGACGGAAACTTACGGCACAGGATGAAGAGAAGAGACTCTTCCTACAGGGCGCGGCGGATGGCTTCCGCCCAGGCGGGGGGCAGGGAAGTTAGTTCCACCTGTGTCTCGCCGATCATCAGGCGTCGCAGGACTGTGCCCAACTGGCGGATTTCCGCCGACACAGCCGGGTCGGGGGCGGAGATTGATGAGTGGCCTTGCTCCTTCAGGCGGTTAATATCCCAGCAGCCGTAAGACGGCCGCGGCGAACAACAGCACCAGCCTGATTCCGCCGCAAATCATCCCGCCGACCGCCAGTTGTGCGGGCTGACCTTGCAGGTAGTCAATATAAGCCTCGGGCGAACCGGCGTAGAGCGCCTGGACGGTGATGAGATTATTCCCTTCCCAAACCCCCTCGACGGTGAGCGCCTGACCGGGCAGATAGCCCACATAGCGGCGTCTCACGCCATCCTGCTCCTCCTCAAAGACCTGCGCGTTGGCAAAGTTGACCTCTTCGGGCAACTGCAGCGTCACCGATAAATTTTCTTCGAGGAGAAAATCCACCCGTTCCTGCGGCGGCGTCTCCAACGTCCAGGCGGACGAAGCGGGGCTGATTTCCTCGTCGTCCGTTGTGGAAGTGGAAGCGCTTTCAACTTTGTAGAGCGCCAGCCCGTGCGGGGCGTTCTGGCTTGAGAGGTCTTTGCTCAGATTGCCGCTGAAGAGCGCCCGGCTGCCCGGCGGCAGGCTCTCCAACTCCCCGGCAGTGGGGCGGGGAAGGCGCCTGGCTGCCTGGGCGCGCTGCCAGGCCAGGGGCGTTCCAATGAAGGTTGCCAGCAGTCCGGTGAGACAGGCGAAGATCGCAAAAATGAACATCACCCGGGAGAATCCCGAGCGGCGGGGAGAGAAAAAACGCTTGAAAGGGAACATAAGCACTCCTGTTTATTTCAAACTCAAGTAGCAGTTCACGAGAAAGCGTTCCGTCAGGGCGAAAAGCAGGCTGTTCAGAGTAGAAGATTTCCGGACGAGAACGCCTGATGTCCGCAAAGGCATCCTCGCTGCGAAAACGCATCTGCCCAGGTGAAAACGGGGCGCCGATCCTGCGAACATCGCTCATCCTTTGCGCGGCGGGAGCATTGCCCGGCGGACGAGAAACCCGAGCGCCAACCCTGCGGCGGGAAGCAGCAGGATGGCTAGCGGCGTGTACCAGGCCCAACGATACATCATGCCGTACAGCGGAAGGATAACCGCTGAGATAGCCTGGAGGGCAGAAATGAGCTTGAAGTGGTAGATGGGGTCGGGAACGACCGGCGCGTACCACACCGGCACCAGCGGCACCACCAAGCCGATCAGCATGCCAGCTATCGGTAAAAAGAAGCCCCGCTTCACTGATCTCTCCTTTCATGTTTAACTGCATATCTGGATAATTTTCAATTTTTATTTTACATCCATTGCCTGTTTGCCAGTAGTACCTGCCGTCCCTCAAAAAACTCACATCCTCTTTTGAGCGGCATTCCTGGTAGCCTTATCGGGAGCAAAGCGAAGTTTTTGTGAGCTTCGCTTGACAAATAGAACAATTGTTCTATAATCTAGGTGTGGATACCCTGGAACGCTTCTGCCATCTGGCAAACGAGATGGATTGGGAACTGGAGGAGGAGCAAACGTCCAGTACGCTGAAGCTCGATTCGAAGAAAGAGACTCACCTCGTTTTGTATTCTGCCCAAACCCCGCACGGTAAACCCCTGCGCCTGTTGAAGACACTGCTCTCGTCTGCCTGTGAACGCGATTGCTTTTATTGCCCCTTCCGCGCCGGGCGCGATAAACCGCGCGCCACCTTTCACCCGGAAGAATTTGCCCGCCTGTTCATCCAGCTTTATCAAGCCGGGCTCGCCGATGGACTGTTCCTCTCCAGCGGGCTGGCAGGCGGCGGCGTCCGCACCCAGGACAAACTCCTGGACACGGCGGACATCCTGCGCAACAAACTGGGCTTCCACGGCTATCTGCATCTCAAACTGGTGCCCGGCGCCGAAAAAGACCAGGTTTTGCGGGCGATGCAGCTCGCCGATCGGGTCTCAATTAACCTCGAAGCGCCTAACGCCGAACGACTGTCTCGACTTGCTCCCCATAAAGGTTTCTTCGATGAAATCTTACAACCCTTGCAATGGGTGGAGCAAATTCGGCGCACCCTGCCGCCTCAACAGGGCTGGCAGGGACGCTGGCCTTCTGCAGTCACCCAACTGGTCTTAGGCGCAGCCGGTGAGAGCGACCGGGAAATTCTGCAGACCAGCGCCTGGCTTTTCCGCTCTCTTAAACTTTCGCGAACTTACTATTCACCCTTCCGACCGGTGCCAGATACGCCTTTGGAAAATCATCCCCCTGTAAATCTGGTGCGCCAACGCCGGCTCTATCAGGCATCCTTCCTCCTGCGCGATTACGGATTCCGCCTGAGCGATCTAACCTTTGGCAATGACTCGAATTTGCCGCTCGAAGTTGACCCCAAAAAGGCGTATGCGGAGCGTTATTTCCGAGAAACTCCGATTGAAATCAATCGGGCGACGCCGCAACAATTGCTGCGGGTACCAGGCATCGGCCCGCAGGGGGTTCAGCGCATTCTGCAGGCTCGTCAACACACCCGCCTGACCGATCTCTCTCAGCTACGAAAGCTGGGAATCGAAACCCAGCGTGCCGCTCCCTATCTTTTATTGAACGGACGCCGCCCAGGTCGTCAGCTTAGCTTTGAGAGCATCCTTCCACAATGAAAGGAATAACCTGTCCTCTGAAGGAGGTCCATGAACCCTCGAGACCTGAAGCGCCCTGTGTTTGATCACCGCCGACCGAAACCCATCCTCGGGCAGATGCGCGTCTGTTCGGTTTTCCTGCTCCTGGGAATGCTTGCCCTGGCGTGTGATTTCACCCATTTCTTCCCTTCTTCGCCTGCGCCTTTGGCAACCGAAACAACCGCTCCGCTCATCACCACCAGCATCCTCGAAACAACTCCCTCTGGCGGAGAACCAACGCTCACCCCAGCAGCCGAAATCCCGCCGCACTTGCAATATCTGCCTCTGCTCGCCGATGGTGGTTCGACTGTGGAAGCCAAAGGCATTGCCTTTTCCCCCACGCCAAAGCCGACTCGAACGCCAAACCACCCGCGCTCTACCTCAACCGCCACCCCTACCACCTATGCCACCATCACACCCATCCCTCTTTCCTACCTCTGCATTCCTCCTCAAACCCCACAGCTTGGCCTGGTTACCAAAGTTGTGGACGGTGACACCATCCGTGTCTTGCTCGATGGCAGGGAAGAAAAAGTGCGCTACATCGGCATCGACGCCCCCGAAAGCACAACCGCCCAGGAAGCCTTTGGAAAAGAAGCAACCAAACGCAACGCTCAGTTGGTCCGCGATCAGATTGTCGAGTTATATCGGGATGTCTCCGAAACCGACCGCTATGGTCGTCTCTTGCGTTATGTCGTCACCAATTCGGTCTTCGTCAACCTGAAACTCGTCGAAGAAGGCTATGCGAAAGCAGTGACCTATCCTCCGGATGTAGCCTGCGCAACCATTTTTCAGTATGCCGAACGAACCGCCCGTGAACTTGGGAAAGGTTTATGGGCACTTGCCACGCCTTCCCTCTCTCCAAATTGCGATCCTGCCTATCCAGATGAATGCATCCCTTCCCCACCGCCCGTCTTAAGCTGCAGCGAGATCACCTTCCGCAACTTTCGCGTTCTCTCGCCTGATCCACACGGTTTTGATCAGGACGGCGACGGTCTGGGCTGTGAGGAATAAAGAATTAGATCGCTTCACCTTTGAACTGGCTCAGATACAGGTGGTGATAGAAACCGCGCTGCCTCAACAGCTCCGGATGCCTGCCCATCTCCACGATTTCGCCATCCCGGATAACCACCACCAGATCGGCATCGCGGATGGTGCGCAGGCGATGAGCGATCACAAAACTGGTGCGCCCCTGCATTAAACGGCGCAGGGCCTGTTGAATGCGCGCTTCCGTGCGCGTATCGACGCTGCTGGTGGCTTCATCCAGAATTAATATCGCCGGATCAGCAAGAATTGCCCGTGCGATGGCGATCATCTGGCGCTGTCCCTGGCTGAGGTTGCCTGCCCGCTCCGAGAGAATGGTTCGATAACCCTGCGGCAGGCGGCGAATAAAATGATCGGCTTCTGCCATCACCGCGGCCCGAATCACCTCGTCGTCGCTTGCCTCCAACCGACCATAGCGAATGTTTTCCATCACCGACGTTGAAAACAAATAGGTATCCTGAAGCACGATTCCCAACTGGCGACGCAAGTCCGTTACAGGAA is a window encoding:
- a CDS encoding nuclease; translated protein: MNPRDLKRPVFDHRRPKPILGQMRVCSVFLLLGMLALACDFTHFFPSSPAPLATETTAPLITTSILETTPSGGEPTLTPAAEIPPHLQYLPLLADGGSTVEAKGIAFSPTPKPTRTPNHPRSTSTATPTTYATITPIPLSYLCIPPQTPQLGLVTKVVDGDTIRVLLDGREEKVRYIGIDAPESTTAQEAFGKEATKRNAQLVRDQIVELYRDVSETDRYGRLLRYVVTNSVFVNLKLVEEGYAKAVTYPPDVACATIFQYAERTARELGKGLWALATPSLSPNCDPAYPDECIPSPPPVLSCSEITFRNFRVLSPDPHGFDQDGDGLGCEE